The Prevotella melaninogenica genome window below encodes:
- a CDS encoding porin family protein, producing MKNRISRLLVVVLLALPLTAAAQIGDHRNDFAIGVNGGYVLSNVGFTPSVRQSMHGGVTGGLSVRYVCEKYFNTICSIYGEVNYASIGWKEKILTGTDQPVINSNGDAEAYSRTVNYIQIPVFAHLAWGREQNGFNFFFQAGPQLGLYLGESTSKNYDTPNLANDGTGRSNAVTAQESMPVEKKLDYGIAAGLGLEYSNRHVGHFLLEARYYYGLGNIYGSSKKDYFGKSNYGNIVVKATYLFDIVKTK from the coding sequence ATGAAGAATAGAATCTCAAGATTATTAGTTGTTGTCCTACTTGCGCTGCCGTTGACTGCTGCAGCGCAGATAGGAGACCATCGTAACGACTTTGCTATTGGTGTAAATGGTGGTTACGTACTCTCTAATGTGGGCTTCACTCCGAGTGTAAGACAATCTATGCATGGTGGAGTAACTGGAGGATTGAGTGTGCGTTATGTGTGCGAGAAGTACTTTAATACTATTTGTTCTATCTATGGTGAGGTGAACTATGCCTCAATCGGATGGAAAGAGAAGATACTGACGGGTACTGATCAGCCTGTTATCAACTCTAATGGGGATGCTGAAGCGTATTCACGCACTGTTAACTATATTCAGATTCCGGTCTTCGCACACCTTGCATGGGGGCGTGAACAGAATGGTTTTAACTTCTTCTTCCAAGCAGGACCACAGTTAGGACTCTATTTGGGAGAGTCAACTTCTAAGAATTATGATACTCCTAACCTTGCCAATGATGGTACAGGGCGAAGCAATGCGGTAACAGCACAGGAGTCAATGCCAGTAGAAAAGAAGTTAGACTACGGTATTGCAGCTGGCTTAGGTTTAGAGTATAGCAACCGACATGTAGGTCATTTCCTACTTGAAGCCCGTTACTACTATGGATTGGGCAATATTTATGGAAGTTCAAAGAAAGACTATTTTGGCAAGTCTAACTATGGTAATATCGTAGTTAAGGCTACATACCTTTTTGACATTGTAAAAACAAAGTAA